From one Trifolium pratense cultivar HEN17-A07 linkage group LG1, ARS_RC_1.1, whole genome shotgun sequence genomic stretch:
- the LOC123905602 gene encoding auxin-responsive protein SAUR72 produces MDQKKSNKIREIVRLQQILKKWRRIANSSKTTTSTTTNNITNSKSMKFLKRTLSLSEREGTITSSNNGSVPKGYLAVCVGEELKRFIIPTEYLGHQAFQILLREAEEEFGFQQTGVLRIPCEVSVFESILKMVEDGKKNDKFSSNQECRSLNIEEMMGFCSLENQLACSHHPQSPLCR; encoded by the coding sequence atggatCAAAAGAAATCTAACAAAATCAGAGAAATTGTTAGACTTCAACAGATCCTTAAGAAATGGAGAAGAATAGCAAATTCATCAAAGACAACAACCTCAACAACTACAAACAACATAACAAACAGCAAAAGCATGAAGTTTCTGAAAAGAACACTTTCTTTATCAGAACGTGaaggaacaataacatcatcaaACAATGGTTCTGTTCCAAAAGGTTATTTAGCTGTTTGTGTTGGAGAAGAACTTAAAAGATTTATTATACCAACTGAATATTTGGGCCATCAAGCTTTTCAGATTCTTTTGAGAGAAGCTGAAGAAGAATTTGGATTTCAACAAACTGGTGTATTGAGAATTCCTTGTGAAGTTTCTGTTTTTGAGAGTATTTTGAAAATGGTTGAAGATggaaagaaaaatgataagttttCTTCTAATCAAGAATGTAGATCACTTAACATTGAAGAAATGATGGGTTTTTGTTCTTTAGAAAATCAACTTGCTTGTTCTCATCATCCTCAAAGTCCATTGTGCAGATAA
- the LOC123905609 gene encoding glycosyltransferase family protein 64 C3: MTSPSSSTTTIILITLLLSTLTPTSTSSNSNQCNPTPNPVKNLRHNKITVLINGYSQSRIPILQSLAATYSLSPLVSSVLILWGNPTTPPRVINQLALNLSSSSDSIFLHRNPSSSLNDRFLPRLNDIKTDAVLICDDDVEVDGASFEFVYRVWSANRDRIVGVFARSHDLDLNRKDWVYTVHPDRFSIVLTKFMLLKRDYLFRYSCEGGPRMAKMRKIVDSLRNCEDILMNFVVANSTNVGPILVGAKRIRDYGDARNDEGMFSSGLSGRKGEHRKSRGWCITEFHRVLGRMPLRYSYGKIVDSIGEQGLCRKGGKLVFCDH, from the exons ATgacttcaccatcatcatcaacaacaaccataATCCTCATCACCCTTCTATTATCCACCTTAACAccaacatcaacatcatcaaACTCAAACCAATGCAATCCCACACCAAACCCAGTAAAAAACCTCCGACATAACAAAATAACCGTTCTCATTAACGGTTACTCCCAATCCCGAATCCCCATCCTCCAATCACTAGCCGCCACGTACTCACTTTCCCCATTAGTATCCTCTGTACTCATCCTCTGGGGAAACCCAACTACACCTCCACGTGTCATTAATCAATTGGCTCTTAACCTCTCCTCTTCTTCTGATTCAATTTTTCTTCATCGAAATCCTTCTAGTAGTTTAAACGATCGTTTTCTTCCTCGGTTAAACGACATCAAAACTGATGCCGTTTtgatttgtgatgatgatgttgaagtTGATGGTGCGTCGTTTGAGTTTGTGTATCGGGTTTGGTCAGCGAACCGGGACAGGATTGTTGGGGTTTTTGCAAGGTCGCATGATTTGGACTTGAACCGGAAAGACTGGGTTTATACGGTTCACCCGGATCGGTTTTCTATTGTGCTTACTAAGTTCATGTTGCTCAAAAGGGATTACTTGTTCAG ATATAGCTGTGAGGGTGGGCCTCGCATGGCCAAAATGAGAAAGATTGTTGATTCACTTCGAAATTGTGAAGATATACTTATGAACTTTGTAGTAGCTAATTCAACCAATGTGGGACCTATTTTGGTTGGGGCAAAAAGAATAAGAGATTATGGTGATGCAAGGAATGATGAGGGAATGTTTAGTTCTGGGTTGAGTGGAAGGAAAGGGGAGCACAGAAAAAGTAGAGGGTGGTGTATAACTGAATTTCATAGGGTTTTGGGAAGAATGCCTTTGAGGTATAGTTATGGAAAGATTGTTGATTCCATTGGTGAACAAGGGTTATGCCGTAAAGGTGGCAAATTGGTCTTTTGTGATCATTGA